A stretch of DNA from Campylobacter concisus:
TTAAAGTATCCACCAAGGTGTAAATTTAAGAAGGCATTGAAATCATTCATATCTATCTCAAAAAATTTCTTACCGTAATTTTTGTTTTTTGGATAGGCGTTATTTACAAGTGCATCTATGTGGCCATATTTTGAGTGTAAGAAATTTATAGCTTCATTAACAGAATTTACGTCACTGATATCAATTTGCAAAACTTCGATTTTTGCGTCTTTGTTTGAGGTTTTTATCTCATCTTTTAGTAAATTTGCTCTTTTTGTGTCGACTTCTGCTATTACTCCAACTCCGTTTTGGCTAGCGATGGCTCTTATGAAAGCACTTCCTATCCTACCAGCCCCTCCTGTTACTACTATGACTTTATCTGTTAGCATTTTTTTCCTTCATTAAAAACTCTACAAATTTAAAATCCAGTTCACAATCTATATCGATTGATCTATCCTCACTCATCACATAAAGCCCGGTTTTTGGCAAAAACAATGTATCGTTATTTAGCAAGGCTTCACGTTTCCAGATATAGATAGAAGCATTCATATCATAAGTCTTTGGTGCATCTTGTCGTCTTACAATGGCTTTTGCTAAAGTTTTTGCAAGCCCCACATGTCCATCAGGATAAATTTCAATCAAGTTAAAGTATGGGCTTCTTCTGCTCGGCATTGCGGTTATTAGATTGTCATTTTCATCGTGCAAAAACTGATTGTAAGCGTTTATGATATCGCTTACATCACGAAGTGGAGCTGTTGCATCAAGATCGATCTCATAATCAAATTTTTGTGCGTAATGTTGTTCGCTTTTTAAAAAAGCATCTTTTATCACATCAAGCTTTCCAGCTGTATCGCTGGCCATAGCAGCATCTCTTTTAAAAAAAACTTCTGCACCGTATTTTACTGCCGTTTCTGCGATCAAATCGCTATCAGTACTAATTACTATATGTTCAAATAAATTTGACTCTTTGGCTTGCTCTATGGTATAAGCGATAAGGGGTTTTCCACAAAGCTCACGTACATTTTTCCCTTTTACGCCCTTACTACCGCCTCTCGCACATATCGTACATAAAACATTACTCATTATTTTGCCTTTGAATTTGATCTATTATGTTCATAGTATCTTGTCCTTCGCTAAAGCCACAAACGTATCTTTGTTCACCCAGGATATCTTTATGCATAGCTAAAAACATCTCATTTCTTGCCAAATTTGGCATGTTAAAAATTTGCTTATTGATATCTTGTTTTATGAGAGTGCCTTTTATAAAATTAAGCTCATAAGTGGAGCCTTCGCACTCCACTCGCACGTTTCTATGCGTCATATGGCTTAGATAATCAATACTTATATTGGCCACTACATTATTGTTTGTTTTGCCAAAGATCAAACATAAATCATCGCTTGTTATCTGCAAATTTGAAATTTTATCTTGAAAGCTTTTTACGCTCTTAAATTTACCGCACAGCCACATGGTATAGTCTAACTCATGACTAAGATCTAGCAAAACCCCACCACCTTTTTCTTTGCTAGCGCTATAACATTTTGTATAGTCTACATTTCTCCAGCTTGGTAGATACTGTCCACAACTAGCATTTATGTACAAAATTTTTTTACTCTCCAAAAGCTCTTTTAGTTTTTGCAAAAGTGGATGAAATCTAAGCACGTAGCCTACAAAAATTTTGTTGTTTTTTGGTGTAAAATCGTAAAATTTCTCAAACAAAGGCTTTTCGCAAAGTATTATTTTATCTTTTACTTTCTCGTCTAGAAATTTTAAATTTTGCAGATGTAAAAATGTAGGAGTTGCTATGACAAAGTAGTCAAACTTGTCTAAGTTTGAGACTTCTTCTAAACTTTTGTAACAAATTTTTCCACCTACATCTTGGCTAGTGACGAGGCAGATCTCATCTATCTGCGGTAAAGCTTCCAATACTTCGCAATGCCTTTTACCTATTGAGCCATAACCTATAATTAAAATTTTTAACTTCATCTTATTAATTTTTCAATTTCCACACGCCTTCATTTACTTCTTCAAAAATATTTTTATTATAATGACTATCTATAATTTTCCAAAATTCTTTTTCACTGTACCCAAAAAACTGGCAAAATTCTCTTACACATCTTGGATCCAGATCGTGATCATGCTTTTTTACGAGTTTTATAGCATCATCTCTGGTAAGCATCCCATATCTTATCATTCTTGCAGCATAGTCAGTGGCACTAGCATGTCCGAATTTTGGATATTTCATCCAGGAATGAACCAAGTAAGCCGCTGAATCTACTTGATCAAATTGCTCAATATGATGAGTTCTTCTCCACTCATGAGTTAAATCATGAAAACCATATTTTTTAGCAATTTCATAATTATTGAAACTATTCCACTCTAAAAAATAACTTAAGTAAATTGGATCCAGTTTGTCTAAATCCTCTTTTAGTGGCGGATCAAAGAAATTTAAGTTTTTTTCGTCTACACCTATTTCTAAAAGTTCATTACGAGATATTCCACTTCCCACACCATTATTTACTTGTTCCTTAGCAGAATACGTTTCGATACAATTTACTCCGCCGTATTCATAAGATACATTCTCGCCGTAAACTAGCAATGGTGTATTAAATTTAACTGCCATATGTAAAGGATATGTATAAATGTATCTATCTATAAAATACGTTGGTTTGCCGTATTTTTCAAATGTGTACCTACCTATTTTTTTTTGAGCTTGTATATTAGGCTTTATAGATAGTATATCACAGCCAAAAACCTCAGATATATTTTTTATATTATGCATTCCAGCTTTTGTCATAGGAAAATTATCTTCCACTGAAACTAGAAGTGGATTCATCTTCATTTTCTCTTTCATAATATATGTTTGAAAATGGCTATCTTTTCCACCTGAAACAGCTATCATACAATCATAGCCATTTAAACCATTCATACCTCTATATTTATTACAAAGTTCTTCAAATTCATACCATCTTTTTTTATAGTCTATTTTTTTTCTATTTTCGTAAGATTGACAAGCTGTACAAACACCCTCTTTATTAAAAGCAATACCAGGTCTTGTATCAGGCATTACGCATTTTGTGCAATATTTCATATTTTACTCCATTTTAATTATTTGAAGAATATACCATATTCTTCATTTGCCCTTTGGTATTCTTCAATACGTCCAATATCAAGCCAATATTCTCTGATCGGAAATGATATAATATTTTTACTTAATTTTATTAGCTTTTCAAACAGCGTAGGCATATCATAAAACTCATTTTTTGGTATTAGATCTAAAATTTCAGGTGAAAGCATATATATTCCAGCGCTTACGAAAAATTTCTGCACCGGTTTTTCTGAGATCTCTACTATCTTGTTGTCATTCATTTTTACAACGCCATAAGGCACTTCGTAGTCATACTCTCTTACACACATTGTAGCCGTCGCTTTATTTAGAGTGTGGTAGTTAAAAATATGTTCGAAATTTACATTTGTAAGAAGATCACCATTCATTACAAAAAATGGCTCGTTTGGTCGCTCTTTAAGTAAGCTTAATGCACCTGCTGTACCCATTCTTTTTTGCTCTAAAATGTAGTCAATGTTTACTCCAAATTCCTTACCGTCACCAAAATAGTCCTTGATGATGCCTGCATTAAAATTTACACACATCGTGATATTTGCAAAGCCATACTCTGCAAATTTCTCAACTATCGTCTGAAGGATCGGCTTGTTTCCAACCTTTAGCATCGGCTTTGGAGTATCTTGTGTGAGTGGTCTAAGCCTAGTACCAAGCCCCCCCACCATCAAAATCACTCTATTTGTCTTGATCTTTGGCTCAACAAGCTCTTCTATCTCTTTTAAGTCTAGAACTATTCCATTATCATCTATTATTGGTATCTGGTGAAGTTTTTTAGATAATGCTATCTTTAAAATTTCCTCTTTTGTGCTAGAAATTTTTGCAACAGCCGGCTCTTTATAAATGATCGTCTCTATAGAGCTGTCAAGGTCTAGCCCTCTTAATATACCTCTTCTTATATCGCCGTCAGTCAGTGTTCCAAGAAGCTTATCTTTATCATCAACAACTAAAGCTATCTGCATAGCTCCGCTATCTATAATCCCCAAGGCTTCCTTTATAGTGGCATTTTGTTTTAGCTTTATGTTTTCTATATTCTTCATTATTTATATCTTTACATCATAAAATTTCTTTTTCAAAATACCTTCTAGCTCGATCTCTTTTAAAATTTTAACCATTTTTTTGCTTGAATTACCACCATTATATGGATTGATGGTATTTTTTAAAACTTGCTCAAATTCTTTTGAATATACTTTTTTTATAGCGGCTAAAATTTCTTCTTTAACGGGCCTAACGTCTATCACACTGCTAGCTTTTGCACGTCCTTTTTGTCTGTCACCTATGTTTATGGTGGCTTTTTTAAAGCTTGGAACTTCCAAAAGGCCACTTGAGCTATTTCCTAGGACTATATCAACAAATTTTATCGCACTTAGATATCTCAGCTGTCCAAGTGAAGCAAATGCCACAGCTTTTTGTGAATTTTTACTCACATACTCATCTATCATTTTATTTATCACATCACCATCTATGTCGCTATTTGCTTTTGTAAAGATAAAATTTGTATCTTTTAACTCATCTATTGCTTTTAAAAGCTCGCTAAATTGCTCTTTTGCGCTGCCATTTTCAAGCGTTACTGGATGAAAAGTGATTAGTATATTTTTTTTAGCAAGCTTAAAATTTATAGACTTTTCAAACTCATCTTTATTTAGTAAATTTAGTTTTTTTATGTTTTCAATGCCAGGCCCACCGACATTAAAGACTCTACTAGGCTCTTCTCCTAACTGGATTATGCGGTTTGCATACTCTCTTGTAGCTGCAAAATGAATATGGCTCATCTTTGTTATGCTGTGCCTAAAAGCCTCGTCAAATGCCCCTTGGGTGGTTTCTCCGCCATGTATGTGTGCTATTGGTATCTGCATGATACTAGCC
This window harbors:
- a CDS encoding cytidylyltransferase domain-containing protein, which encodes MSNVLCTICARGGSKGVKGKNVRELCGKPLIAYTIEQAKESNLFEHIVISTDSDLIAETAVKYGAEVFFKRDAAMASDTAGKLDVIKDAFLKSEQHYAQKFDYEIDLDATAPLRDVSDIINAYNQFLHDENDNLITAMPSRRSPYFNLIEIYPDGHVGLAKTLAKAIVRRQDAPKTYDMNASIYIWKREALLNNDTLFLPKTGLYVMSEDRSIDIDCELDFKFVEFLMKEKNANR
- a CDS encoding Gfo/Idh/MocA family protein, with amino-acid sequence MEALPQIDEICLVTSQDVGGKICYKSLEEVSNLDKFDYFVIATPTFLHLQNLKFLDEKVKDKIILCEKPLFEKFYDFTPKNNKIFVGYVLRFHPLLQKLKELLESKKILYINASCGQYLPSWRNVDYTKCYSASKEKGGGVLLDLSHELDYTMWLCGKFKSVKSFQDKISNLQITSDDLCLIFGKTNNNVVANISIDYLSHMTHRNVRVECEGSTYELNFIKGTLIKQDINKQIFNMPNLARNEMFLAMHKDILGEQRYVCGFSEGQDTMNIIDQIQRQNNE
- a CDS encoding N-acetyl sugar amidotransferase translates to MKYCTKCVMPDTRPGIAFNKEGVCTACQSYENRKKIDYKKRWYEFEELCNKYRGMNGLNGYDCMIAVSGGKDSHFQTYIMKEKMKMNPLLVSVEDNFPMTKAGMHNIKNISEVFGCDILSIKPNIQAQKKIGRYTFEKYGKPTYFIDRYIYTYPLHMAVKFNTPLLVYGENVSYEYGGVNCIETYSAKEQVNNGVGSGISRNELLEIGVDEKNLNFFDPPLKEDLDKLDPIYLSYFLEWNSFNNYEIAKKYGFHDLTHEWRRTHHIEQFDQVDSAAYLVHSWMKYPKFGHASATDYAARMIRYGMLTRDDAIKLVKKHDHDLDPRCVREFCQFFGYSEKEFWKIIDSHYNKNIFEEVNEGVWKLKN
- a CDS encoding nucleotidyltransferase family protein yields the protein MKNIENIKLKQNATIKEALGIIDSGAMQIALVVDDKDKLLGTLTDGDIRRGILRGLDLDSSIETIIYKEPAVAKISSTKEEILKIALSKKLHQIPIIDDNGIVLDLKEIEELVEPKIKTNRVILMVGGLGTRLRPLTQDTPKPMLKVGNKPILQTIVEKFAEYGFANITMCVNFNAGIIKDYFGDGKEFGVNIDYILEQKRMGTAGALSLLKERPNEPFFVMNGDLLTNVNFEHIFNYHTLNKATATMCVREYDYEVPYGVVKMNDNKIVEISEKPVQKFFVSAGIYMLSPEILDLIPKNEFYDMPTLFEKLIKLSKNIISFPIREYWLDIGRIEEYQRANEEYGIFFK
- the neuC gene encoding UDP-N-acetylglucosamine 2-epimerase, producing the protein MRKICVVTSTRAEYGLLYWLLKEIEADSELELQIIATGMHLSPEFGLTYKEIEKDFKIDKKIEILGSSHSKLDICTEVAKVYEKFAPAFSELKPDILVLLGDRYEIFGVAGVASIMQIPIAHIHGGETTQGAFDEAFRHSITKMSHIHFAATREYANRIIQLGEEPSRVFNVGGPGIENIKKLNLLNKDEFEKSINFKLAKKNILITFHPVTLENGSAKEQFSELLKAIDELKDTNFIFTKANSDIDGDVINKMIDEYVSKNSQKAVAFASLGQLRYLSAIKFVDIVLGNSSSGLLEVPSFKKATINIGDRQKGRAKASSVIDVRPVKEEILAAIKKVYSKEFEQVLKNTINPYNGGNSSKKMVKILKEIELEGILKKKFYDVKI